The sequence GCCTGCGCGAGGTCCTTTTCGGCCTTGGCCGCGTGGCCGGCGTCGCGTTCGGACGCCGTGAGGAGCTTGTGGAGCGCCAGGCGGGCTGGGGCTGGCGCGTTGACGAGCACCCCCGTGTGCCCGACGATGGCGGCACGCACCGGCTCCTCCAGGAGGTAGTCGAGGTAGCGAAGCGGGGTGGCCGCCGCGTTCCACTGGGGCAGGAAGACCGCGCCCCCCCCCGAGGCGTCCTGGCCCCGAGCAGGCGTCAGGAGGTCGACCCGAAGCAGGCTCTTGCGCACCCGAAACGACGTCGAAGGGTCCCTGGGGTTGAAGGGCGGCACCGGAAGAAAGCCCATTTTGAGGCGTTCGAGCGCAAGCGGGATGTCGGCCGCGCCGGAGTCCGGCATGGCGAGCGCCACGGCATCGGCAGCGGCCGCCAGGTCGATGTCCTGGGTGCGAAGTGCCGCCCTGTCCCAGTGCACGCCGAGCACATTGCCCAGCACCGCGAACGCGTGCGTCCCCACGAGCATCCCGCCGAGGCGAAACACCCCGGAGTGCGCCAGCGCCTCGAGCACGCGCGCCGCCGACGGGTCGGTGGGGATCGCGCCGCCTCGGCGAAGCATGGCGCACAAGCGCTCGACGTCGGCGTGCTCGGCGCGGGCCTCGTCGCGCTCGGCGAGGTAGCGTTTGGCCAGACGCTCGATCGTCTCGTCGTATGGTCCCAGGTACGCCTGCTTCTTGGCGCCCGCCACGCTGTACTGCAAGTAGGCGTAGCGCCGGCCCTTGACTTCCTTCGCGACGAAGGTCCCCCGAAGGCTCCCCAGGGTGCGCTGGGCCTCCAGAGCAGTCAGATGCTCGATGAGCTCCGCATACAGCGTCTGGACATCCAGGGGAAGTCTCTCGGCCACGAGCGCCCTCCGGGTTGCGGTTATACGCACTCTGCCACAGAAGGGCGTATAACAAAACCCCCGGCATGCTCCCGATCGTCCCAAGCGCCCGTTCGACCTTCGATGGCCGGCCTTAACCCGCCGAAGGCGGCAGGTCATGGGAGCGAACCATCGCCCTTGCGCGCAGATGGCTTCGGACGCGCCTCAACGTGTACGCGGGCCTCGCGGGCGCCTACCTGATCTCCGATCCGGGCTTCGCCCTGCCCGCCGGGTTGGCCGCGTACGGGTTGGACAACGCCGGGGTCTTCGAGCCCACCGTCCCCCTGGTGATCCAGGACCGGGCGTTCGACACGGCCGGCCAGCTCTTCTTCCAGGCGGACGG is a genomic window of Thermodesulfobacteriota bacterium containing:
- a CDS encoding GSU2403 family nucleotidyltransferase fold protein — encoded protein: MAERLPLDVQTLYAELIEHLTALEAQRTLGSLRGTFVAKEVKGRRYAYLQYSVAGAKKQAYLGPYDETIERLAKRYLAERDEARAEHADVERLCAMLRRGGAIPTDPSAARVLEALAHSGVFRLGGMLVGTHAFAVLGNVLGVHWDRAALRTQDIDLAAAADAVALAMPDSGAADIPLALERLKMGFLPVPPFNPRDPSTSFRVRKSLLRVDLLTPARGQDASGGGAVFLPQWNAAATPLRYLDYLLEEPVRAAIVGHTGVLVNAPAPARLALHKLLTASERDAGHAAKAEKDLAQAGQLIRVLAADRRGDLELAWEALAPRPGAAKRLQASVGRLRGLDPEGHAALAEALPLK